A stretch of the Streptomyces ortus genome encodes the following:
- a CDS encoding FAD:protein FMN transferase, with translation MHRVEQIMGLPVSLRIEGGGSGGEAAGAADRVFVWLREVDARFSPFLPDSEVSRLDRGEVADDGLSPELVEVLGLCERYRVESGGAFQVRLPGRGLDPCAMVKGWAVQRGAELLRASGVTAFCLNAGGDVVVAGRPWRIGIRHPERADRVCAVVEIADGAVATSGRYERGDHILDGRTGLAATGLLSLTVTAPTLTEADAVATAGFAMGAEGVEWAAGRAGCEVFAVDAGRGVRRSEGFPLTT, from the coding sequence GTGCACCGGGTCGAGCAGATCATGGGGCTGCCGGTCTCCCTGCGGATCGAAGGGGGCGGCTCCGGCGGGGAGGCCGCCGGAGCCGCGGACCGGGTCTTCGTCTGGCTGCGGGAGGTCGACGCGCGGTTCAGTCCCTTCCTGCCCGACAGCGAGGTGTCCCGGCTGGACCGGGGTGAGGTGGCGGACGACGGGCTGAGCCCGGAGCTGGTCGAGGTCCTCGGCCTGTGCGAGCGGTACCGGGTCGAGAGCGGGGGCGCGTTCCAGGTGCGGCTGCCCGGGCGGGGGCTGGACCCCTGCGCCATGGTGAAGGGCTGGGCGGTCCAGCGGGGCGCGGAGCTGCTGCGGGCGTCGGGTGTGACGGCGTTCTGTCTCAACGCGGGCGGTGACGTGGTCGTGGCGGGGCGGCCCTGGCGGATCGGGATTCGGCATCCCGAGCGGGCCGATCGCGTCTGCGCGGTGGTGGAGATCGCCGACGGGGCGGTCGCCACGTCCGGGCGGTACGAGCGGGGCGATCACATCCTCGACGGCCGTACGGGGCTGGCGGCGACCGGGCTGCTCAGCCTGACCGTGACGGCGCCGACGCTGACGGAGGCGGACGCGGTGGCCACCGCGGGGTTCGCGATGGGGGCGGAGGGCGTGGAGTGGGCCGCGGGGCGTGCGGGGTGCGAGGTGTTCGCGGTGGATGCGGGGAGGGGGGTGCGGCGTAGCGAGGGGTTCCCCCTCACCACGTGA
- a CDS encoding GntR family transcriptional regulator, which produces MPQEARPSTGEQARQHALTHLRQAILQGEMAPAQRLVENELAEQFDVTRASVRAALIELESEGLVERIRNRGSRVRVVTVEEAVAITECRMVLEGLCAGKAAVEASDEQLAQLTALGEAMSKAVADGEPVTYSDLNHELHAHIRQFSGQQVAVGLLERLNAQLVRHRFQLALRPGRPQKSLSEHLAMIDAIRARDPRAAEEAVRSHLAGVIDALRE; this is translated from the coding sequence ATGCCGCAGGAAGCCCGTCCGAGCACCGGAGAGCAAGCCAGACAGCACGCGCTCACGCACCTCCGGCAGGCCATCCTGCAAGGCGAGATGGCCCCGGCCCAACGCCTCGTGGAGAACGAACTCGCCGAGCAGTTCGACGTGACACGGGCCAGCGTCCGGGCAGCCCTGATCGAGCTGGAGTCGGAAGGCCTGGTCGAACGCATCCGCAACCGCGGCTCACGTGTCCGGGTGGTGACCGTGGAGGAAGCGGTCGCCATCACCGAGTGCCGCATGGTCCTGGAAGGACTGTGCGCGGGCAAGGCGGCCGTCGAGGCCAGCGACGAGCAGCTCGCTCAGCTGACCGCCCTGGGCGAGGCCATGTCCAAGGCCGTCGCCGACGGCGAACCGGTGACCTACTCCGACCTCAACCACGAACTGCACGCCCACATCAGGCAGTTCAGCGGCCAGCAGGTGGCCGTGGGACTGCTGGAACGGCTCAACGCACAGTTGGTGCGCCATCGTTTCCAGCTCGCGCTGCGGCCGGGGCGCCCCCAGAAGTCCCTGAGTGAGCACCTGGCCATGATCGACGCGATCAGGGCCCGGGACCCGCGGGCGGCCGAAGAGGCCGTCCGCTCCCACCTCGCGGGTGTGATCGACGCGCTGCGTGAATGA
- a CDS encoding PIG-L deacetylase family protein: MTHGNAPDTPPRSTLVVTAHAGDFVWRAGGAIALAAARGEKVTIACLTYGERGESAKAWRAGRSLEEIKGMRRGEAEAAAATLGAEVVFFDAGDYPLTVTPELTDRLVGVYRAAQPDVVLTHPLDDPYNGDHPAAARMALDARVLAQAIGYPAEGEIIGAPPVFFFEPHQPEMCGFKPQVLLDISEVWETKRKAMECLAAQQHLWDYYTDLAVRRGVQLKRNAGPNLGLAHKTMAEAYMRPYPQVTGELA, translated from the coding sequence ATGACCCACGGCAACGCGCCCGACACCCCACCACGGTCGACGCTCGTCGTCACCGCCCACGCCGGGGACTTCGTATGGCGGGCGGGAGGCGCCATCGCCCTCGCCGCCGCCCGCGGCGAGAAGGTCACCATCGCCTGCCTGACCTACGGCGAGCGCGGCGAGTCCGCGAAGGCATGGCGCGCGGGCAGGTCGCTGGAGGAGATCAAGGGGATGCGCCGCGGTGAGGCCGAGGCCGCAGCCGCCACGCTCGGCGCCGAGGTCGTCTTCTTCGACGCCGGCGACTACCCCCTGACCGTCACCCCGGAACTGACCGACCGCCTGGTGGGCGTCTACCGCGCCGCCCAGCCCGACGTCGTACTCACCCACCCCCTCGACGACCCCTACAACGGCGACCACCCGGCCGCCGCACGCATGGCCCTGGACGCGCGCGTCCTCGCGCAGGCCATCGGCTACCCGGCCGAGGGAGAGATCATCGGCGCCCCGCCGGTGTTCTTCTTCGAGCCCCACCAGCCCGAGATGTGCGGCTTCAAGCCGCAGGTGCTCCTCGACATCTCCGAGGTCTGGGAGACCAAGCGCAAGGCGATGGAGTGCCTCGCCGCCCAGCAGCACCTGTGGGACTACTACACGGACCTCGCCGTCCGTCGCGGTGTCCAGCTGAAGCGCAACGCCGGACCCAATCTGGGCCTGGCCCACAAGACCATGGCCGAGGCGTACATGCGGCCCTATCCGCAGGTGACGGGAGAACTGGCATGA
- a CDS encoding 4-carboxy-4-hydroxy-2-oxoadipate aldolase/oxaloacetate decarboxylase, producing the protein MSNVIVTDPPRAAAKDVEALAAHGVATVHEVMGRTGLLGTRLRPIQQDTRVAGTAVTVLSWPGDNLMIHAAVEQCGEGDILVVTTTSPSTDGMFGELFATALQRRGVRGLVIDAGIRDTVELREMGFPAWSAAVSPQGTVKATGGSVNVPVVVGGQVIRPGDVIVADDDGVVCVPRERARRTAEASEAREAKEAGARAAFQEGQLGLDRYGLRETLVRLGVSYQSYDEYERERERERESAAERDGAGS; encoded by the coding sequence ATGAGCAACGTGATCGTCACCGACCCGCCCAGGGCGGCAGCGAAGGACGTCGAGGCGCTCGCCGCCCACGGGGTCGCCACCGTGCACGAGGTGATGGGCCGCACCGGCCTGCTGGGCACGCGTCTGCGCCCCATCCAGCAGGACACCCGGGTCGCGGGCACCGCGGTCACGGTGCTCTCCTGGCCCGGCGACAACCTCATGATCCACGCGGCCGTCGAGCAGTGCGGCGAGGGCGACATCCTGGTCGTCACGACCACCTCGCCCTCCACCGACGGCATGTTCGGCGAGCTGTTCGCCACCGCGCTCCAGCGACGCGGTGTACGCGGCCTGGTCATCGACGCCGGCATCCGGGACACCGTGGAGCTGCGCGAGATGGGCTTCCCCGCCTGGTCGGCCGCCGTCAGCCCGCAGGGCACGGTCAAGGCGACCGGCGGCAGCGTCAACGTACCGGTGGTCGTCGGCGGCCAGGTCATCCGTCCCGGTGACGTGATCGTCGCCGACGACGACGGCGTGGTGTGTGTACCGCGCGAGCGGGCCCGCCGAACCGCCGAGGCCTCCGAGGCCCGCGAGGCCAAGGAGGCCGGGGCCCGCGCCGCCTTCCAGGAGGGCCAACTCGGCCTCGACCGCTACGGCCTGCGCGAGACCCTCGTACGCCTCGGTGTCTCCTATCAGTCGTACGACGAGTACGAGCGGGAGCGGGAGCGGGAGCGTGAGAGCGCGGCCGAGCGGGACGGAGCCGGGTCGTGA
- a CDS encoding 4-oxalomesaconate tautomerase: MLMRGGTSKGAYFLAADLPAEPAPRDALLLRIMGSPDPRQIDGLGGAHPLTSKVAVVSVSDDPAADVDYLFLQVGVDKAEVSARQNCGNLLAGVGPFAVERGLVAPGGDRTSVRIRMLNTGDLAVARFPTPGGRVDYSGSAEVSAEISGVPGSAAPVVIEFPPGTGPLLPTGRARDLVAGTPVTCVNNGMPTVLIAASSLGVTGYEEPADLEADRQLAERLREIRLEAGKLMGLGDVQHTTVPKLSLLAPPSDGGAVTTRTFIPVRCHTSIGVLGAASVAAGLRIEGGVGEGVARVPEHGDRTRIEHPTGFLDIETALAEALPGALPAALPVVRRTAVVRTARKIFDGTVFPRPT; this comes from the coding sequence ATGCTCATGCGCGGCGGCACCTCCAAGGGCGCCTACTTCCTCGCCGCGGACCTGCCCGCCGAACCCGCCCCGCGCGACGCCCTGTTGCTACGGATCATGGGCAGCCCCGACCCGCGGCAGATTGACGGCCTCGGCGGCGCGCATCCCCTGACCAGCAAGGTCGCGGTGGTCTCCGTGTCGGACGATCCGGCGGCGGACGTCGACTATCTCTTCCTCCAAGTCGGCGTCGACAAGGCCGAGGTGAGTGCCCGTCAGAACTGCGGCAACCTCCTCGCGGGCGTGGGCCCCTTCGCCGTCGAGCGGGGCCTGGTGGCCCCCGGCGGCGACCGCACCTCCGTACGGATCCGCATGCTGAACACCGGGGACCTCGCCGTCGCGCGGTTCCCCACTCCGGGCGGCAGGGTCGACTACTCCGGTTCGGCGGAGGTCTCCGCGGAGATCTCGGGCGTGCCCGGGTCGGCCGCACCGGTGGTCATCGAGTTCCCGCCCGGGACCGGTCCGCTGCTGCCGACCGGCCGCGCTCGTGACCTCGTCGCCGGTACCCCGGTGACCTGCGTGAACAACGGCATGCCGACCGTACTGATCGCGGCCTCCTCGCTCGGTGTCACCGGCTACGAGGAACCCGCCGACCTGGAGGCGGACCGGCAACTGGCCGAACGGCTCCGGGAGATCAGGCTGGAGGCCGGAAAGCTGATGGGGCTGGGCGACGTCCAGCACACCACCGTGCCCAAACTCAGCCTGCTGGCACCGCCGTCGGACGGCGGCGCGGTCACGACGCGCACCTTCATACCGGTCCGCTGCCACACCTCGATCGGGGTGCTGGGCGCGGCGAGCGTCGCCGCCGGACTGCGTATCGAGGGCGGCGTCGGCGAGGGCGTGGCACGTGTGCCGGAGCACGGGGACCGGACGCGTATCGAACACCCCACCGGCTTCCTCGACATCGAGACGGCCCTCGCGGAAGCACTCCCCGGCGCCCTCCCCGCTGCCCTTCCGGTCGTCCGGCGCACCGCCGTCGTCCGTACCGCACGCAAGATCTTCGACGGCACGGTCTTCCCCCGGCCCACCTGA
- a CDS encoding catechol 2,3-dioxygenase, whose product MAPPLGDIAHLGHVELLTPDLDASVRFFTEYLGLTENGRSADGTSVYLRTWDDYEHHSLVLTAHATSGIRRTALRASSQEALRRRVEAAESAGRTGHWVEDEPGLGPLYVTTDPDGHELALYWESEWYQAPDGLKPGLKNQPQAKPGHGVGVRRLDHVNFLAADVGANGDFVHQVLGARPTEQIRLDDGRIAAQWLTFSSKSYDVVHTEDWTGSTGRLHHVAFATDTREDILRAADLALDTGVFIETGPHKHAIQQTFFLYVYEPGGNRVELCNPLTRLVLAPDWPLITWTENERKKGQAWGLRTIESFHTHGTPPVSA is encoded by the coding sequence ATGGCCCCGCCGCTCGGCGACATCGCCCACCTCGGGCACGTCGAACTGCTCACGCCCGACCTGGACGCCAGCGTCCGGTTCTTCACCGAGTACCTCGGCCTGACCGAGAACGGCCGCTCGGCGGACGGGACTTCTGTCTACCTGCGGACCTGGGACGACTACGAACACCACAGCCTGGTCCTGACCGCACACGCCACGTCCGGCATCCGCCGCACCGCCCTGCGCGCCTCCAGCCAGGAGGCCCTGCGGCGGCGGGTCGAGGCGGCCGAGAGCGCCGGCCGCACCGGCCACTGGGTCGAGGACGAGCCGGGCCTCGGCCCGCTGTACGTCACCACCGACCCCGACGGCCACGAACTCGCCCTCTACTGGGAGAGCGAGTGGTACCAGGCGCCGGACGGGCTCAAGCCGGGCCTGAAGAACCAGCCGCAGGCCAAGCCCGGGCACGGAGTGGGCGTACGCCGCCTGGACCACGTCAACTTCCTCGCCGCCGACGTCGGTGCCAACGGCGACTTCGTCCACCAGGTGCTCGGCGCCCGCCCCACCGAGCAGATCCGGCTCGACGACGGCCGGATCGCCGCCCAGTGGCTGACCTTCAGCAGCAAGTCGTACGACGTCGTCCACACCGAGGACTGGACCGGCTCGACCGGGCGTCTGCACCACGTCGCGTTCGCCACGGACACCCGGGAGGACATCCTGCGGGCCGCCGATCTCGCCCTGGACACCGGGGTGTTCATCGAGACGGGCCCGCACAAGCACGCCATCCAGCAGACCTTCTTCCTGTACGTGTACGAGCCCGGCGGCAACCGCGTCGAACTGTGCAACCCGCTCACCCGGCTGGTGCTCGCCCCCGACTGGCCGCTGATCACCTGGACCGAGAACGAGCGCAAGAAGGGTCAGGCGTGGGGCCTGAGGACCATCGAGTCCTTCCACACGCACGGCACTCCACCGGTCTCCGCCTGA
- a CDS encoding mechanosensitive ion channel family protein, whose protein sequence is MNRDLTAHDWILAGVWLIAGLVATVLLRLLLRWLGKHATRTRWTGDDVLVDALRALVPVAAITGGVAAAAAALPLTGKVNHTVNQILTVLVMLAATITVARVLAGLVRAVTQSRSGVAGSASIFVNITRVVVLAIGCLVVLQTLGISIAPLLTALGVGGLAVALALQDTLANLFAGIHILASKTIQPGDYIRLTSGEEGYVVDINWRNTVVRNLSNNLVIIPNAQLSSTNMTNYSRPEQEMTLTVQVGVGYDSDLEHVERVTSEIVTEVMTEIEGATPEHEPAVRFHTFGDSRISFTVILGVGEFSDQYRIKHEFIKRLHKRYRLEGIRIPSPARTVALQQNGVAIPPQRDGSLSLP, encoded by the coding sequence GTGAACCGAGACCTCACTGCCCACGACTGGATCCTGGCGGGCGTCTGGCTGATCGCCGGGCTCGTGGCGACCGTCCTGCTCCGCCTGCTCCTGCGCTGGCTGGGCAAGCACGCGACCCGTACCCGGTGGACCGGCGACGACGTCCTCGTCGACGCGCTGCGCGCGCTGGTGCCGGTCGCGGCGATCACGGGCGGAGTGGCCGCCGCGGCGGCGGCGCTGCCGCTGACCGGCAAGGTCAACCACACCGTCAACCAGATCCTGACGGTCCTGGTCATGCTCGCCGCCACCATCACCGTCGCCCGTGTCCTCGCCGGTCTGGTGCGGGCCGTCACCCAGTCCCGGTCCGGTGTCGCCGGATCGGCCTCGATCTTCGTCAACATCACCCGGGTCGTCGTCCTGGCCATCGGCTGCCTGGTCGTCCTGCAGACCCTGGGGATATCGATAGCCCCGCTGCTCACGGCCCTCGGCGTGGGCGGTCTCGCGGTGGCGCTGGCCCTCCAGGACACCCTCGCCAACCTCTTCGCGGGGATCCACATCCTCGCCTCGAAGACGATCCAGCCCGGCGACTACATCCGCCTCACCAGCGGGGAGGAGGGGTACGTCGTCGACATCAACTGGCGCAACACCGTCGTACGCAACCTCTCCAACAACCTGGTCATCATCCCGAACGCCCAGCTGTCCAGCACCAACATGACCAACTACAGCCGGCCGGAACAGGAGATGACCCTGACGGTGCAGGTAGGCGTCGGTTACGACAGCGACCTGGAGCACGTGGAGCGTGTCACCTCCGAGATCGTGACCGAGGTCATGACGGAGATCGAGGGTGCGACGCCCGAGCACGAGCCCGCCGTCCGCTTCCACACGTTCGGGGACTCGCGGATCAGCTTCACGGTGATCCTGGGCGTGGGCGAGTTCAGCGACCAGTACCGGATCAAGCACGAGTTCATCAAGCGGCTGCACAAGCGGTACCGCCTCGAAGGCATCCGCATCCCCTCCCCCGCGCGCACGGTCGCCCTCCAGCAGAACGGCGTGGCAATACCCCCGCAACGCGACGGATCCCTGTCCCTCCCGTAG
- a CDS encoding lysylphosphatidylglycerol synthase transmembrane domain-containing protein yields MTLTEPQAPVVVARTAPCEVTVERRPHSLPLPRRLPVRQILCLLPLALVAVVGVRHRSVLAEGFGYLASARWPWLLAAAAATCLTWVAAAVTRQGALVQRLPRRRLLAAQFAAGAANHLLPTGLGASAVNLRFMTVCGVPPARSASALALYLLAESVARVGLLLALLIAFPDALRLGGLLPDGALGPLLFTAGALVLVAVTVLLLVRRVRTAVSSFLRTALGEARSVHTRPVRALALWGGSFSFPLCQAAGLAAVGRALGLPVPPLHIAVAYLAATVAVALVPTPGGIGSVEAALIVALVAAGGPAATATAVVLAYRIITVWLPLLPGALTLGALVRLKMI; encoded by the coding sequence ATGACACTCACCGAACCGCAAGCCCCCGTTGTTGTGGCACGGACAGCCCCTTGCGAGGTGACGGTCGAACGGCGCCCCCACAGCCTCCCTCTCCCCAGACGCCTTCCGGTCCGGCAGATCCTCTGTCTGCTCCCGCTCGCCCTCGTGGCCGTGGTCGGGGTCCGGCACCGGTCCGTGCTCGCGGAGGGCTTCGGGTATCTGGCCTCGGCGCGGTGGCCCTGGCTGCTGGCCGCTGCCGCCGCGACCTGTCTGACGTGGGTGGCCGCCGCCGTCACCCGGCAGGGCGCGCTGGTCCAGCGGCTGCCGAGGCGGCGGCTGTTGGCGGCGCAGTTCGCGGCGGGCGCGGCCAACCACCTCCTGCCGACGGGCCTCGGCGCGAGCGCCGTCAATCTGCGCTTCATGACGGTGTGCGGGGTTCCGCCGGCCCGTTCGGCGTCCGCGCTCGCGCTGTATCTGCTGGCGGAGTCCGTCGCGCGGGTCGGTCTGCTGCTGGCCCTGCTGATCGCCTTCCCGGACGCGCTGCGGCTCGGCGGGCTCCTCCCGGACGGCGCGCTGGGCCCGCTGCTGTTCACCGCCGGCGCGCTGGTGCTCGTCGCGGTGACGGTACTGCTGCTCGTACGGCGGGTGCGTACCGCCGTGTCCTCCTTCCTGCGGACCGCGCTGGGCGAGGCCCGGTCGGTGCACACGCGGCCCGTTCGCGCGCTGGCGCTGTGGGGCGGTTCGTTCTCGTTCCCCCTCTGCCAGGCGGCGGGGCTGGCCGCGGTCGGCCGGGCGCTGGGGCTGCCGGTGCCGCCGCTGCACATCGCGGTCGCCTATCTGGCGGCCACGGTCGCGGTCGCGCTGGTGCCCACGCCGGGCGGGATCGGCTCGGTGGAGGCCGCGCTGATCGTGGCGCTGGTCGCGGCGGGCGGACCGGCCGCGACGGCGACGGCGGTGGTGCTCGCCTACCGCATCATCACGGTCTGGCTGCCCCTGCTGCCGGGCGCGCTCACGCTGGGCGCGCTCGTGCGGCTGAAGATGATCTGA